The genome window ATTTCATTCCGATCACCGCCTATCAGAACAGCTCGGTGAGCTTCGACTTCGAAGGCAACACCGTACCGGCCGCCACCATCGAGCCGGCGCGCACCCGCTATCACTTGAACAAGGGCGGCATCGAGTATCGCAAGGTTCGCGTGATGAAAACCCTAACCGTGCTGGGTCGACTGGTCGATGCAAGCGGGCGGCCGCTCAAGGGGCACCACGTGATCAACCACGCCAGCCGTGGTGTGACCGAAGTCGACGGTTTCTTCTCGATGGAAATGAACGCCGGCTCACCCACCCTGGAAGTACGTCAGGGCAATCAGTTGCTGTGTCAGTTCCGCTTGAACGAGGCCGACCACCGCAGCGAAAACGACGTGTTGATGATCGGTGATCTGCGTTGCACGCCGGACACTCTCGCCGACGTCACTACCACCGAAATGAAGGCAGGCTGAGCATATGAAAATCTTCCAGGCAAGCTGCGCGCTGGCGCTGGCTTTGGCCATGTCTACCGCCCATGGGTTCACTCAGGAAATCCGTGCGACGTTTCAGCCTGACCCGACGCAGCCAGGCAAGAATCTGTTCGTCAACAAAACCCCCAACAGCGGCTACTGCGCAAGCTACCCGGCGCAATGCGCCGACCACAACATGTTCAGCATCGAGATGCCTGTACGGTTCGATTCCACACGCTTCATCTCACGCGGTGAATCGATGCTGGTGAAAGCCCCGGCCAACTGGCGGCAATTGACAGTAACCAATGCGCAAACGCAGGAAACCGAAACCGTCGAAGTGCGCATCATCGGTATCGGCTCCACTTACGTCCTGGACGATTCCGCGACCAACATCACCGGCGCGTCAACCCCGGCTGAAGCGCATGACAAATTATGGGACTCCAGCGGTTGGGTTTATGTGCCGGAACCCTGCCGTTACAGCGGTGTGGCGTCCTACGGTACGCACAGTTATCGCTTCTTCTGGAAGACCCCGGTGCAAACTGGTTGCTCCAAAAATGTCGCTTACCGTCTCTCGTCAATAGCTTTCGACAAGATGGATTTTACTTATGAACTGAGAACCCCCAATCCGCTGGGCATGTCTACCGGACAATATACCGGTTCCCTTACTTACACCTTGGGACCCGCCCGCGATTTTGTTATGGGCGGCCTCTATCATCAGCCGGACGACCCCACGTTGACCCTGGATTTCGTCCTCGACGTGCAACACACCCTCAAGGTCGATCTGCCTCCCGGCGGCACTCGGGTTACGCTCCAGCCGGTGGGCGGCTGGGAGCCGTGGATCAACAGCGGACGCAAACCCACGCGGATATTTGCCGACCAGGTCTTCTACATTTCGGCCTCTTCGCGTTTCAAGGTCATGTTGTTGTGCAGTTCCCAGGGCGGAAATATCTGCAACCTGGGTAGCCCTTCGGGCGATAGCTCTCAGGTTCAAGTCAGGATGAGTCTGCCGCCAGGCATCATTGGCCCCGGCGGCGGTCCGGTGAACCGGATCTCCCTGGATTTCAACCGCTGGTCAGCGCCTTTTCAGCCTGGAGTGTATGTGGAGAACAAGCCTGGGTATCTGCATTTCGACATGGACCCGAGAGACATCGACTTTTTGCTCAGGCCGGGCAAGAACGACCGTCTGCGCGGTAACGTCACCATCATCTGGGATTCGGAAGTATGAGCGTCCCGGGCCGGTTTCACTCAACGTTCTTGGAGTTCAACACGATGAACCGTGGTCTTTTGCTGGGCCTGCTCAGCGTTTTTTGCCTGCCGGCGCAGGCCGGGCCGCAGATTAATGTCGGCACCGTTTACGACTATCTGGAAGCCGACAAGAGCACCTATCTCAAGCGGGTCTTCAATAGCGGTGACGCCACCGCATTCGTCAAGATCAATGTGCTCGAAATCGTTTACGACGACGCCGGCACGCCCAAGGAAATTGCTGTCGAGAATGCCGCCGATGGCGCCTCGCGCAACGGTCTGATGGCCAGCCCGGCGCGGCTGATCGTCCCGGCTCAAGGCATGCAGGGCACACGCTTGCTGTACATGGGAGAACGGGACCGGGAGCGTTATTTCCGCGTGCGCTTCGTCCCCGTGGTGCCGGAAAAGGAAGACGATTTTGTGGTCACCGGTGAAGAGCGTGAGGATTACAAGAAGTCATTGTCGGCCGGGGTCAACGTCATGACCGGGTTTGGCACCATCTTCTTCGTCCGCCCCAAGGACGCGCGTTACGCCACGGCAATCAACGAAAGCGAGAGTCGCTACGAACTGCGCAACAACGGCAATACCGTGGTGATTGTCGACGAGTTCAAGAGTTGTTCGCTGAGCAAGGAAAGCGATTGCGGGGCGACCACCAAACACCATGTTCTGGCAGGTAAATCCTTTGCCTTCGACAAGGAAAAAGGCCGTGAGTACCGCTTCTTTCTGATCGAAGGCAGCGACAAGAAAACCATGAAAGTCGCCAGCCGCTAGGCCGGTTTTCCATTGACGCATCAGGTAGCCAACATGATCAAGCAATGTACCGCCGCCCTACTGGCGGGCGCCACCGCGTTGACCGCAGCTGTGACGTGGGCCGCCCGGGAGGAGCACACCTTCGAAGTGTCGCTCAACATTCCCAGTCGGCCGTTCTACGTCATCCCGGTGGAACCGGACTGGATTCACCGTCCGCAGCTACTGGCCTGGCACCACGCCACGGACAGCCTGGGCAAGCTGGAAAAATATTTCGATATGCGGCATGACAGCAGCGCCATCGAGGCGCGTCTCGCCACCGACCCGTTGATTGACACTGGCCGCCCGGGTGAGTTGATCGAATTGCGGGTGACGTTCAATGACGTCACGCTGAGTTCGCACATCACCCCGCAGCAAGTGCTTTCGAAAGAAGAGGCCGCTGTCGGTAAACGTGTGCTGCTGAAAATCGAACCGATCAAACCGCCGGGTGGCTACCGCCCCGGGGAGTACAGCGGCAACGTAGTGCTTTTTTTTAACGCCAGCGCGCCAAACGGCAATGACGCGGATGCCTGAATGTCGTGCGAGGGGGTATCGCAAGCGACGAACGTCCCTCGGGGCACATTCGGCCAGCCTGAAGCGCTCGCCGAATGCTGCGGGATCGTTTCAGAGCCCGGCCCGCTCAAGCGCTTCGCGACTCAGGGCGCGGGATAGCTCGTTGCGCTCGTAGCTGATTTTCTCGGCCAGCTTCCTGTACTCCCGGGTGCTGCTGAACACTTGGCTGTCGAGCTGACGGGATTGTTCTTCGAACAGGCGCAGATTCTCCTGATAGCGGTCAGGATAGGTATCGCGCAGGTAGTCCGCCCAGAAAGGATCGGTATAGAGGTCGATCATGCCGTTGACCAGGCCATCACCCTGTTCGCGCTGGATGATTCTCTGGTAAGCCGCGTTGAGCATTTCCTCGGTCACACCGGCCCGAGGCTGAACGGGCATGCCCTGCGCATGCCAGGGCAACTCCAGACGCTCGCCCAGGCCTGCTTCGAACGCCCGATGAATCTGTATTTCGTCAGGGGCCGGCAGGCGCGGATCGATCAGGTGTTGCTGTTGCTGGCGACTGACCTCCATGGCGGCCTCATCGCTGACCCGATCAAGTCGCGCCGCGCTACGCGCCAGGCGCACGAGTCTGTCTTCCAGTTGCGCGGCCGTTGTCGTTTCGTTGTAGGCCTTGGACACCAGGACTTTGAGCCCCAGTGAGTTGAACAGCTGCGGGCCAAGATCAGGGCAGTCCTGCGCAGCCACGTTCTGCTCGAAGAGCTTTTTGCGCAGATTTTCGTCGAGCGCCGCCGCATCGATCATGTCCCAGACCCGTGCGGTCAGGTTCCGACGCCCCGAGTCAGTTCCGTAATCGGCGGATTCGCGCTGCTTGCGGATCACGCTGAAAAAACCGGCTGAGTCAGGCTCGGCCATCAGGTCATGCCACGACTGCTCGCGGTATCGGCTGAACGCTGATGAGGGGGGCAACGGATCAGCATTGGCGGGCATCAACTTCCAGTAATCAAGCTCATCGGCGGCGGCGTATGAGTAACCCGGTACGACGCTCAACCCTACCGACTGGCGATACTCGCCAAGACGCCGCAACTGGTCACTGTCGAATTTGGCGACACTGATTCGTGCGCGAGCAAGCAGGCGCGCCTGATCGCTACCGGGTTCGACGCGGGGCAGGGTGTCGAGCGGATTGTCCCGCATGTCCAGGTAAAACCCTTTCGGGCGCTGCCGTATCTGTCCGTCGACTTCAAGCCACCCCGTCGGCCAATCGCGAATGCGCGTATTGACCAGGTTCAGTTCGACCAGTTGCTCCATGCGGCCGATATCCGGCGGCACACGCAGGTTGTTGCCGTTGAGATTCAGGCTCTGCAAGCGGGTGAGATTGCTCAGGCGCGTTCGTGAGTCATAGGTCAGTTCAATGCTGTTGTGCGACAGATCCAGTGTCTGCAGCTGAGGCATTTTCCCGAGGGCAGCCGGCATCTCCTTGAAGCCGCAGCGCTGGGCACTCAATTGCCGCAGATTGGGGAAACTCGCCAGCAGGCTGTCCGGCGTGGTTGAAAGCGCAATGTTGGCGATGTTCAGTCCGGTAATCCGGTCGAAGTATTGCTGCATTCCGGGGCGCCGTTGCAAGTCGCGCCACCATGTCTCAAGGTTCGATAACGGCAGTTCGGATGAAAGGTCCAGCGTATACCCTTGTTCCGGATGCGGGTTGCTTGCGCCGGGCCGCTCGTTGTCGCGTTTGAAGCATTTCCTCAACTGCTGCTCTATGTACCCGCCGCCCTCGCGGACGAAATCCGTTGGCAGCGCGACCATTTCCCCGTTTTCTTCAATGACAGGTGTGTAACTGCTACGCCAGCTGTCGAGGGCGTTGTCGAGCATTTCGCGTTCGCGCTCAAGGTCGGCGATTGCTCTTTCGCTATTGCCCTTTTTCTCGAGCGTCATCAGGAAACTCGCCATCTCTCTATCGTTCAGTTTCGGATACAACTGTCTGAGCCG of Pseudomonas triticicola contains these proteins:
- a CDS encoding molecular chaperone, with the protein product MNRGLLLGLLSVFCLPAQAGPQINVGTVYDYLEADKSTYLKRVFNSGDATAFVKINVLEIVYDDAGTPKEIAVENAADGASRNGLMASPARLIVPAQGMQGTRLLYMGERDRERYFRVRFVPVVPEKEDDFVVTGEEREDYKKSLSAGVNVMTGFGTIFFVRPKDARYATAINESESRYELRNNGNTVVIVDEFKSCSLSKESDCGATTKHHVLAGKSFAFDKEKGREYRFFLIEGSDKKTMKVASR
- a CDS encoding fimbrial protein, with the protein product MIKQCTAALLAGATALTAAVTWAAREEHTFEVSLNIPSRPFYVIPVEPDWIHRPQLLAWHHATDSLGKLEKYFDMRHDSSAIEARLATDPLIDTGRPGELIELRVTFNDVTLSSHITPQQVLSKEEAAVGKRVLLKIEPIKPPGGYRPGEYSGNVVLFFNASAPNGNDADA